The following are encoded in a window of Halorubrum sp. PV6 genomic DNA:
- a CDS encoding ABC transporter permease: protein MVAQFVEQLINGLTLGMVYVLLAAGLSVIFGVMDVINFSHGELFALGAYFALSIIAPLGSGIGFWVALLAAPLIVGVIGAGIERVTIRPLYGRNPLYHILLTFGLVLIINDLIKLVWGTEQQQLVVPDYLTQSISVFSIQLSLYNYFIIGFAGVLAVGTWLLLNRTKYGMIIRAGSQDRQMVRNVGIDIDRYYTLVFGFGAALAAVAGIVLGGYQSVSTGMGNSVIISAFVVVVLGGLGSFRGAVFGGLLVGVVQTMMRVYNGTTLFELGGFALTIPNLQGLTVFLLMIGVLLVKPQGLFGTRGDESEGGEGEILVGSSGGLLTDSTRTKLGILFIAAMIVFPILLLFTGSRYYVLVMNNILIWAIFALSLDVVMGYAGLVPLGHTMFYGVGAYTAALVMLHFTSSFVVAIATAIFICAVIAWIVGSLSIRVSGVYFAMITLAFAELFYNAVFRLGFTGGSDGLLGFEPTMGIAGLGVPLSEISFAFMGYEIEQQIIFYYIGLLLAVLAFLFARRVMDAPFGSVIQSIRESEERAEFIGYNTVKYKRRAFVISGGIAGLAGGLLAASPTTFVISPDQTLAWIHSGEVIVIALLGGMGTLFGPMLGAGAFFGAEEILSQYTEQWRMIIGIIFVLFVIYVPRGLVSVPSLVVQRFDRFGEGGKPGIGIDESEVQSDD from the coding sequence ATGGTCGCTCAATTTGTCGAACAACTGATAAACGGCCTCACACTGGGAATGGTGTACGTTCTCTTGGCCGCCGGACTCTCGGTTATTTTCGGCGTGATGGACGTCATCAACTTCTCACACGGAGAACTGTTCGCGCTGGGTGCGTACTTCGCGTTGAGTATCATCGCGCCGCTGGGGAGCGGCATCGGGTTCTGGGTAGCACTGCTTGCCGCCCCGCTCATCGTTGGTGTCATCGGTGCCGGAATCGAGCGGGTCACCATCCGGCCACTGTACGGTCGTAATCCGCTCTACCATATTCTGCTAACGTTCGGGCTTGTCCTCATCATCAACGACCTCATCAAATTGGTCTGGGGAACCGAACAGCAGCAACTGGTCGTGCCGGACTATCTCACCCAGTCAATCAGTGTCTTCTCGATTCAGCTCTCGCTGTATAACTACTTCATCATCGGATTTGCGGGGGTGCTCGCAGTCGGCACTTGGCTCCTGCTCAACCGGACGAAGTACGGGATGATCATTCGGGCCGGCTCACAGGACCGCCAGATGGTCCGAAACGTCGGCATCGACATCGACCGCTACTACACGCTCGTGTTCGGATTCGGTGCCGCGCTCGCGGCAGTCGCCGGCATCGTTCTCGGCGGCTACCAGAGCGTCTCCACCGGCATGGGGAATAGCGTCATTATCTCCGCGTTCGTCGTCGTCGTCTTAGGCGGCCTCGGGAGCTTCCGCGGTGCGGTCTTCGGCGGGCTCCTCGTCGGCGTCGTCCAGACAATGATGCGCGTCTATAACGGCACGACGCTCTTCGAACTCGGTGGGTTTGCGCTGACGATTCCCAACCTACAGGGGCTAACGGTGTTCCTGCTCATGATCGGGGTGTTGCTCGTCAAGCCACAGGGACTATTCGGGACCCGAGGCGACGAATCTGAGGGCGGGGAGGGTGAGATTCTCGTTGGGTCGAGTGGTGGGTTACTAACCGACTCAACGAGAACCAAACTCGGTATACTGTTCATTGCGGCGATGATCGTCTTTCCAATCTTGCTGTTGTTCACCGGCAGTCGCTACTACGTGCTCGTAATGAACAACATTCTCATTTGGGCGATCTTCGCGTTGAGCCTTGATGTGGTGATGGGCTATGCGGGGCTAGTCCCGCTTGGCCACACGATGTTCTACGGTGTCGGTGCGTACACCGCCGCGCTCGTGATGTTGCACTTCACGTCATCGTTCGTTGTAGCGATCGCCACCGCGATTTTCATCTGTGCGGTCATCGCTTGGATTGTCGGGAGCCTCTCTATTCGAGTGTCGGGTGTGTACTTTGCGATGATCACGCTCGCGTTCGCCGAACTGTTCTACAACGCGGTGTTCCGATTGGGATTCACGGGCGGCAGCGACGGCCTGCTTGGATTTGAACCGACGATGGGCATCGCCGGGCTCGGCGTCCCTCTCTCGGAGATCAGCTTTGCGTTTATGGGCTACGAGATCGAACAACAGATTATCTTCTACTACATTGGGCTGTTGCTAGCCGTGCTGGCGTTCCTGTTCGCACGGCGTGTGATGGACGCCCCATTCGGCAGTGTAATCCAGTCAATCCGAGAGAGTGAGGAGCGCGCGGAGTTCATCGGCTACAACACGGTCAAATACAAGCGCCGTGCCTTCGTTATCAGCGGCGGGATCGCTGGACTGGCCGGTGGGCTCCTTGCGGCGAGTCCAACAACGTTTGTCATCTCGCCTGACCAGACGCTGGCCTGGATTCACTCCGGTGAGGTAATCGTCATCGCCCTGTTGGGTGGGATGGGAACGCTCTTCGGCCCGATGCTCGGCGCGGGCGCGTTCTTCGGTGCTGAGGAGATACTCTCGCAGTACACCGAACAGTGGCGGATGATAATCGGTATCATCTTCGTGTTGTTCGTTATCTACGTCCCACGTGGTCTCGTCTCGGTCCCGTCGCTGGTCGTCCAGCGATTTGATCGGTTCGGAGAAGGCGGCAAACCCGGCATTGGCATCGACGAATCGGAGGTGCAATCAGATGACTGA
- a CDS encoding ABC transporter substrate-binding protein — protein MATAGAAGAFGLAGCSGGSTGGTNTITVGSVNPMSGPYSSLGPNQRRGAELAVSQINANSDYDFEFELVTGDTETEARAAQDEVQRLVQQEGADFILGAISSSVALGINEIANSSEFVYFSGGAAVPITGSACNPWVFRFETNTAMIAEAISAYSVNELGTNVWFHYADYAYGQSVYDRVSQRMASANGEYNETGVSTSQLGASNYGSYVSQISNSDADIVVLGMTGGDLVSFTNQAADQGLTDDKIVIGPTQTFQSVLAGTGMNSVETYGGVRYLSTLDTGDNQQFVDAYESEYDGSPGNFSRVGYDSLRLIAKGMNEAGSTEVDDVRDTLEGGTYETVLGDITLREEDRQATNPTWMGEIIDDGGSPAVELVNEIPAGETLPPASELGCN, from the coding sequence ATGGCAACTGCCGGGGCAGCCGGTGCGTTTGGACTCGCCGGCTGTAGTGGCGGTTCAACTGGCGGAACAAATACCATAACTGTCGGCAGCGTGAATCCAATGAGCGGTCCGTACAGTTCCCTGGGACCGAACCAGCGCCGGGGCGCCGAGCTGGCCGTCAGCCAGATCAATGCCAACAGCGACTACGACTTCGAATTCGAACTCGTGACTGGTGATACCGAGACCGAAGCGAGAGCAGCACAAGACGAAGTGCAGCGCCTCGTCCAGCAAGAAGGAGCCGATTTCATACTCGGTGCGATTTCGAGCTCAGTCGCGCTGGGAATCAACGAGATCGCGAACTCTTCGGAGTTCGTTTATTTCTCGGGCGGGGCCGCAGTCCCCATCACCGGGTCTGCGTGTAACCCCTGGGTTTTCCGGTTCGAGACCAACACCGCAATGATCGCCGAGGCTATTTCGGCCTACAGCGTCAACGAGCTCGGGACAAACGTCTGGTTCCACTACGCCGACTACGCGTACGGTCAGTCGGTCTATGACCGTGTTAGCCAACGGATGGCCAGCGCGAACGGAGAGTACAACGAAACTGGTGTGTCGACCTCGCAACTCGGCGCGTCGAATTACGGCTCGTACGTCAGCCAGATCAGCAACTCCGATGCCGACATCGTCGTCTTAGGCATGACCGGCGGTGACCTCGTGAGTTTCACTAATCAGGCTGCAGACCAGGGTCTGACAGACGACAAGATTGTCATCGGGCCGACCCAAACGTTCCAGAGCGTGCTTGCTGGAACCGGCATGAACAGCGTCGAGACTTACGGTGGCGTCCGATACTTGTCGACGCTGGATACCGGTGACAACCAGCAGTTTGTCGACGCCTACGAAAGCGAATACGACGGCTCGCCAGGCAACTTCTCCCGTGTCGGGTACGACTCGCTGCGTCTGATAGCAAAAGGGATGAACGAAGCGGGCAGTACGGAGGTTGACGACGTACGTGACACGCTTGAAGGCGGTACCTACGAGACGGTCCTCGGAGATATCACGCTCCGCGAAGAAGACCGTCAGGCGACCAACCCGACATGGATGGGCGAAATTATCGACGACGGTGGATCTCCCGCCGTCGAACTGGTCAATGAAATCCCTGCGGGTGAGACACTTCCGCCAGCAAGTGAACTCGGCTGTAACTAA
- a CDS encoding EthD family reductase yields the protein MYKHVALLVRRDGLSHEEFVDYWQTNHTPIARNIEGVVRYQQVLPTDDTNSEFDGLAELYFETLDDLHEALGSPGSRDYDPTKEVAAEAREDVDNFLAIDERPRIIGEERVVKDEVDGDTDGLYKHSAFLVRQDGMTHEEFIDHWQNTHTPIASEIEGVVRYSQVIPSDPKNAEFDGVAELYFEDLDKLYRALGSEGSRDYDAPSGKAKEARDDVDNFLAINERPRFIGKERVVKRQE from the coding sequence ATGTACAAGCACGTAGCTCTACTAGTCAGGCGGGATGGGCTGTCTCACGAGGAGTTCGTCGACTACTGGCAGACAAACCATACGCCCATCGCGAGAAACATCGAAGGCGTCGTTCGTTACCAACAAGTCCTGCCGACAGACGACACGAACTCTGAGTTCGACGGGCTCGCAGAACTGTACTTCGAGACGCTTGACGACCTTCACGAAGCACTCGGTAGTCCCGGATCGCGCGACTACGACCCGACGAAAGAGGTCGCAGCCGAGGCCCGCGAGGACGTAGATAATTTCCTCGCGATCGATGAGCGTCCGCGCATCATCGGAGAGGAACGAGTCGTCAAAGACGAGGTTGACGGCGACACAGACGGCCTCTACAAGCACTCTGCGTTCCTTGTCCGCCAGGATGGCATGACACATGAAGAGTTCATCGACCACTGGCAGAACACCCATACGCCTATCGCCAGCGAGATCGAGGGCGTCGTCAGGTACAGTCAAGTAATCCCGAGTGATCCCAAGAACGCTGAATTCGACGGCGTCGCAGAGCTCTACTTCGAGGATCTTGATAAGCTGTACCGTGCGCTTGGAAGCGAAGGATCCCGGGACTATGATGCCCCCAGCGGCAAGGCAAAGGAAGCCCGTGACGATGTCGACAACTTTCTTGCCATCAACGAGCGTCCACGGTTCATCGGGAAAGAGCGGGTCGTCAAGCGCCAAGAGTGA
- a CDS encoding HD domain-containing protein codes for MLEYNTQVREAFPELDNIESDDLREKVVEAWTLGLSRGGWRDINDIPYAWNIHDVTNAEHVRGVTRIARETAAEQREFHGVDPDMDVIVAASLLHDVGKCYEYVDFVDDEKLIEPDPEYATAEVPHSLSGYALAHEVGCPLAVQRAIPHFIGEIPARTMEAELIKSANSASSNAITQSAMGITLKEWVEKYSQTQD; via the coding sequence ATGTTGGAGTATAATACCCAGGTTCGTGAGGCCTTTCCAGAACTCGACAACATTGAGAGCGACGACTTGCGCGAGAAGGTTGTTGAAGCATGGACGCTCGGACTCAGTCGTGGCGGCTGGCGCGACATCAACGACATTCCCTACGCGTGGAACATCCATGATGTAACCAACGCCGAACACGTCCGTGGTGTCACCCGCATCGCTCGTGAAACTGCCGCCGAACAGCGCGAGTTTCACGGCGTAGACCCGGACATGGACGTCATCGTTGCGGCATCGCTTCTTCACGATGTAGGAAAGTGCTACGAGTACGTCGATTTTGTTGATGATGAAAAACTCATCGAGCCAGACCCCGAGTATGCCACCGCAGAAGTGCCTCACTCGCTGTCTGGCTATGCCCTTGCACATGAAGTGGGCTGTCCGCTGGCCGTCCAGCGTGCCATCCCTCATTTCATTGGCGAAATTCCCGCTAGGACGATGGAAGCCGAACTCATCAAAAGCGCAAACTCTGCCTCCTCGAACGCGATTACCCAGTCTGCGATGGGAATCACACTTAAAGAGTGGGTCGAGAAATACTCTCAGACCCAGGACTGA
- a CDS encoding penicillin acylase family protein translates to MSNNAQRSWQDVSRRDVLKAGTAVAGAVGIGAVTQTELAYAQTDGGEATVTIKRDEYGVPHIYAREADSRAPVFYGYGYATAEDRLYQLELYKRYYHGTVAAAIGAGEGDNDWVSFDKAARRNTAGEPSLDAQAQDQLKADQREVLQAFTNGINRYIREVRDSNEMEFHQAFQESGFEPEEFSTEDAAGMFVGSMAFFSGFQLETLNATVVDILTGQTGDEQRAMELLEDLNWGDDPGAPTSTVQSDAGYTPPYTEVRRDNPMSSGTSTTSTPSSSVNVSRGATGERVEASNRITGGDFSIPDDPQAVHESEMERVRTLATGLNELGLPIKYGSNALAVQGDITDSGSSILMGGPQMGFNTPSIMYEAGLHGPEFDIAGITVTGYPFIMFGRNRNGAFTSTAGIDNCLQMFNESITVNEDSPDTYTFQGEEYEIETNEETIEVTGGEDVTYTDRFTRHGVITTWDPENEQAIAQTKSYGGRHMNCWRAYYEQQFAEDAEEFVEVSQRCDYALNFMWADNNGDIAYVHLGRYPDAESVEFDTRLPADGTQYELTKDDYLRAADGEVPAAINPDPGYSAQWNNKPAPEWNNGDLSYSWSTDHRVQRIINMVEHRLSNTGSVGYEFLKDVVYDISFTDLRAIRYKQHLMDALDAADLTDTEQAAMAELESWDHFAQADGDDHEGQYPAGYTIWNETFPHILQEVFAETFGDAYGPASYFLNYDYGRGTLMRVLNPDETALDTAVDYVGDSPDDELVSAFKAAVSSLSGEYDGDPSSWRGDASLHTFNNLALFGMPIGVTSAGSTARMNRGTENHFVRMSDDPTAENILPPGNDGYVAPDGSTGPHYDDQLSMFENFNYKDLLFSDDEIDAATESTQEIARQTDTVTPDDDTTTSDDSTATPDGSTPDPSTPASEEDATTTTGDSVPGFTVLSGAAAVFGSALVWLHKRGGEE, encoded by the coding sequence ATGTCAAACAACGCCCAGCGTAGCTGGCAAGACGTATCACGACGTGACGTTCTGAAAGCGGGCACAGCGGTCGCCGGTGCAGTGGGTATCGGTGCCGTCACACAGACAGAACTCGCGTACGCACAGACCGACGGCGGAGAGGCCACAGTCACGATTAAACGCGACGAGTACGGCGTCCCGCACATCTACGCGCGCGAGGCCGACAGCCGCGCTCCCGTGTTCTACGGCTACGGCTACGCGACGGCCGAAGACCGGCTTTACCAGTTGGAACTGTACAAGCGCTACTACCACGGCACCGTCGCCGCAGCCATCGGCGCGGGCGAGGGCGACAACGACTGGGTCTCCTTCGACAAGGCGGCCCGTCGCAACACGGCTGGGGAGCCGTCGCTGGACGCGCAGGCACAGGACCAGCTGAAAGCCGACCAGCGGGAGGTTTTGCAGGCCTTTACAAACGGAATCAACCGCTACATCCGGGAAGTCCGGGATAGCAACGAAATGGAGTTCCACCAGGCGTTCCAGGAGAGCGGCTTCGAGCCCGAGGAGTTCTCGACGGAAGACGCCGCCGGGATGTTCGTCGGGAGCATGGCCTTTTTTAGCGGGTTCCAGTTGGAGACGCTGAACGCGACGGTCGTCGACATCCTCACCGGTCAGACCGGCGACGAGCAGCGCGCGATGGAACTCTTAGAGGACCTCAACTGGGGTGACGACCCTGGCGCACCGACGTCGACGGTCCAGTCGGACGCGGGTTATACGCCACCGTACACCGAAGTTAGGCGCGACAACCCAATGTCGTCGGGAACGTCAACCACGAGCACGCCCAGCAGCTCCGTCAACGTCTCCCGCGGTGCGACCGGCGAGCGCGTCGAGGCAAGCAACCGCATCACCGGTGGGGACTTCTCCATCCCCGACGACCCACAGGCCGTCCACGAGTCCGAGATGGAGCGGGTCCGGACGCTCGCGACCGGCCTGAACGAACTCGGCCTCCCTATCAAGTACGGCTCGAACGCGCTGGCGGTCCAGGGAGACATCACCGACAGCGGGTCGTCGATACTTATGGGCGGCCCACAGATGGGCTTCAACACGCCTTCTATCATGTACGAGGCGGGGCTGCACGGCCCGGAGTTCGATATCGCCGGCATCACCGTCACCGGCTACCCGTTCATCATGTTCGGGCGCAACCGCAACGGTGCGTTCACCTCGACGGCGGGCATCGACAACTGCCTCCAGATGTTCAACGAGTCAATTACCGTCAACGAGGACAGCCCGGACACCTACACCTTCCAAGGCGAGGAGTACGAGATCGAGACCAATGAGGAAACCATCGAGGTTACAGGCGGCGAGGACGTGACCTACACCGACCGCTTCACCCGCCACGGCGTCATCACGACCTGGGACCCCGAGAACGAGCAGGCCATCGCCCAGACCAAATCCTACGGGGGGCGACACATGAACTGCTGGCGGGCGTATTACGAACAGCAGTTCGCCGAGGATGCAGAGGAGTTTGTGGAAGTATCTCAGCGGTGTGACTACGCCCTGAACTTCATGTGGGCGGACAACAACGGCGACATTGCGTATGTCCATCTCGGTCGGTACCCCGACGCCGAATCCGTCGAGTTCGACACCCGTCTCCCGGCTGACGGGACCCAGTACGAACTCACCAAGGACGACTACCTCCGGGCCGCCGACGGAGAGGTGCCCGCGGCGATCAACCCCGACCCAGGCTACTCGGCACAGTGGAACAACAAGCCCGCGCCGGAGTGGAACAACGGCGACCTCAGCTACTCGTGGTCGACCGACCACCGCGTCCAGCGAATCATCAACATGGTCGAGCACCGCCTGTCAAACACCGGCAGCGTCGGTTACGAGTTCCTCAAAGACGTTGTCTACGACATCTCCTTTACCGACCTCCGCGCTATCCGGTACAAACAACACCTGATGGACGCTCTGGATGCGGCAGACCTCACCGACACCGAGCAGGCCGCGATGGCCGAACTGGAGTCCTGGGACCACTTCGCACAGGCCGACGGCGACGACCACGAGGGCCAGTACCCTGCTGGCTACACCATCTGGAACGAGACATTCCCGCACATCCTGCAGGAAGTCTTCGCCGAGACCTTCGGCGACGCCTACGGTCCGGCGTCGTACTTCCTGAACTACGACTACGGCCGCGGGACGCTGATGCGCGTTCTCAACCCCGACGAGACGGCGCTTGACACCGCCGTCGACTACGTCGGTGACAGCCCCGACGACGAACTCGTCTCAGCGTTCAAAGCCGCCGTCTCGTCGCTGAGCGGTGAGTACGACGGTGACCCATCGAGCTGGCGCGGCGACGCCTCGCTTCATACGTTCAACAACCTCGCGCTGTTCGGGATGCCCATCGGCGTCACCTCCGCGGGCAGCACCGCGCGGATGAACCGCGGGACCGAGAACCACTTCGTCCGTATGAGCGACGACCCGACCGCCGAGAACATCCTCCCGCCGGGTAACGACGGCTACGTCGCACCGGACGGGTCGACCGGCCCCCACTACGACGACCAACTCTCCATGTTCGAGAACTTCAACTACAAGGATCTGCTATTCAGCGACGATGAGATCGACGCCGCTACCGAGTCGACACAGGAAATAGCCCGACAGACCGACACGGTGACACCGGACGACGACACTACCACATCCGACGACAGCACGGCAACACCGGACGGGTCGACGCCGGACCCCTCGACGCCCGCTTCCGAAGAAGACGCGACTACCACCACCGGCGATAGCGTCCCGGGGTTCACCGTACTGAGCGGCGCGGCGGCCGTATTCGGGTCGGCACTCGTCTGGCTCCACAAACGCGGCGGCGAGGAGTAA
- a CDS encoding PaaI family thioesterase, protein MDVEAFFENMPFAKLLGVKLTAINDGHAEGNIEMREELSWNEDRVMAHGGVTFTLADTVGGAALVSKVDQPVPTIDMRIDYLEAGTGDLRAEADVRRLGGDVGVVDVDVYAADGAQVADARGVYKTG, encoded by the coding sequence ATGGATGTCGAAGCGTTCTTCGAGAACATGCCGTTTGCAAAGTTACTCGGTGTGAAACTGACTGCCATCAACGACGGACACGCCGAAGGCAACATCGAGATGCGCGAGGAACTCTCTTGGAACGAAGACAGAGTAATGGCGCATGGTGGCGTCACGTTCACTCTCGCAGATACTGTCGGCGGAGCTGCGCTCGTTTCGAAAGTCGATCAGCCGGTGCCGACCATCGATATGCGTATCGACTACCTCGAAGCTGGCACCGGGGACCTCCGCGCTGAGGCAGACGTCCGCCGACTTGGCGGCGATGTCGGCGTCGTTGACGTGGACGTGTACGCGGCCGACGGCGCACAGGTCGCTGATGCTCGCGGCGTCTACAAGACTGGATGA
- a CDS encoding M24 family metallopeptidase: MYERDYMEGTRGTMAVDWEERIDVRRMRRERKEKALDRLQDSELGSMLLINDPNVRYVTGLAMTGGSGADHYTLLTEDGDIVHWDTADHASNQRFNCPWLDDIRYACPGLGNVPRAAARQSARDWLKDKMAETVYTAMEEYGVAREPMGIDVGSAALIEKFEDRGVDVDTSAATDIMLDARKVKTRDEIECLRQVAAICEAGFQKITEAAKPGMREAEVWGEAVGELWRHGAMAQGGYVTSGPNTWPKHQANTTDRAIRPNDLVYADFYNIGYLGYRSCYYRTFSVGEPTQPQKDAYEKARDDLYDVLERIKPGATTDEICKGFPDEEGEHMDWYGADDFWQMTTNHWAHGLGLQLYETPLIWRGISPDHPIEIEEGMTMAVETMQPAERQGVRVEEMVVVRENGVEILSEWPVEEITRIDH, translated from the coding sequence ATGTACGAACGCGACTACATGGAAGGCACGCGTGGCACCATGGCCGTCGATTGGGAGGAACGAATCGACGTCCGGCGGATGCGACGCGAGCGCAAAGAGAAGGCACTGGACCGACTACAGGACTCGGAACTGGGATCGATGTTGCTAATCAACGACCCGAACGTCCGTTACGTGACCGGGCTCGCGATGACTGGTGGTAGCGGTGCTGACCACTACACGCTCCTGACCGAAGACGGCGACATCGTTCACTGGGACACGGCCGACCACGCCTCGAACCAGCGGTTCAACTGTCCGTGGCTAGACGATATTCGCTACGCTTGTCCCGGTCTGGGGAACGTTCCGCGCGCAGCTGCACGACAGTCGGCTCGAGACTGGCTTAAGGACAAGATGGCCGAGACCGTCTACACTGCGATGGAGGAGTACGGCGTCGCCCGCGAGCCGATGGGCATCGACGTCGGTAGCGCTGCCCTTATTGAGAAGTTCGAGGACCGCGGCGTCGATGTCGACACCAGCGCCGCAACAGACATCATGCTCGACGCTCGGAAGGTCAAGACTCGTGACGAAATTGAGTGCCTGCGACAGGTCGCGGCCATCTGTGAAGCCGGCTTCCAGAAGATCACCGAGGCCGCCAAACCAGGAATGCGCGAAGCGGAAGTTTGGGGTGAGGCTGTCGGTGAACTCTGGCGCCACGGCGCGATGGCTCAGGGTGGGTACGTCACCTCCGGTCCGAACACTTGGCCCAAACATCAGGCCAACACTACTGACCGTGCCATTCGTCCAAACGACCTCGTCTACGCTGACTTCTACAACATCGGCTATCTCGGCTACCGCTCCTGCTACTATCGGACGTTCTCCGTCGGAGAGCCCACCCAGCCCCAGAAAGACGCTTACGAGAAGGCTCGGGACGACCTCTACGACGTGCTCGAACGAATCAAGCCGGGCGCGACCACCGACGAGATCTGCAAGGGCTTCCCGGACGAAGAGGGCGAACATATGGACTGGTACGGCGCCGACGACTTCTGGCAGATGACTACCAACCACTGGGCGCACGGTCTAGGCCTCCAGCTCTACGAGACGCCGCTCATCTGGCGCGGTATCTCGCCGGACCACCCCATCGAAATCGAGGAAGGAATGACGATGGCCGTCGAAACCATGCAGCCCGCCGAGCGCCAGGGTGTTCGCGTCGAGGAAATGGTCGTCGTCCGCGAGAACGGCGTCGAGATCCTCAGCGAGTGGCCCGTCGAAGAGATTACTCGCATCGACCACTGA
- a CDS encoding VOC family protein, translating to MSNHPAVRVDHIGIAVDSIETAEGVLFAFGCRKLVEESVEGRFRWAQYDFNRGASRLELIAPEAEDTFLTKYLDEHGQGLHHVTLEVADIDAIAAKIKTAGLNVVEYREYDDWTEAFVPPSNPTGALFQLFEYHDSYDTGRPAKEKLYVDGERLSDE from the coding sequence ATGTCCAACCATCCGGCAGTCCGCGTCGACCACATCGGCATCGCTGTCGATTCCATTGAAACCGCTGAAGGCGTCCTCTTTGCCTTTGGCTGTCGGAAGCTCGTTGAGGAATCCGTCGAGGGGAGGTTCCGGTGGGCGCAGTACGATTTCAATCGTGGGGCATCCCGGCTCGAACTCATCGCACCCGAAGCTGAGGACACGTTCCTGACTAAATACCTTGATGAACACGGCCAGGGTCTGCACCACGTTACGCTGGAGGTCGCCGATATCGACGCCATCGCTGCAAAGATCAAGACGGCCGGGCTGAACGTCGTCGAGTACCGTGAGTACGACGACTGGACGGAGGCGTTCGTCCCGCCGTCGAACCCGACTGGCGCACTCTTCCAGCTGTTCGAGTACCACGACAGCTACGACACGGGACGTCCGGCAAAGGAGAAACTCTACGTTGACGGCGAGCGCCTCAGCGACGAATAG
- a CDS encoding NAD(P)-dependent oxidoreductase, with protein MTDNTVLVTGGTGFLGSYVVEDLVDAGHEVVAYDLSTDDRILSKLGVSNDVAIRRGDVSEPTDVVRAVKQTGATHIVHLAALLTNTARDNPRAALDVNIQGTNAVFEAARTLDDQVERVTWASSAAVYAPPNNYDAEYVNEDELVYPDTLYGATKEYNEHQARVYHEDYDVDHVALRPTVAYGPYRETGGSAFLANIIEKPALGESFSVKYGNQVIDWQHARDIAQAFRKATFVDESALSQRIYNVRGVLATIQEAADTVRQIIPDAELEVSDEGELPWTQNLDMTAAQEDFGYEVEYGLEAGFRSYINTLREQNGLDLV; from the coding sequence ATGACAGACAATACAGTACTCGTTACTGGCGGAACCGGCTTCCTTGGTTCTTACGTAGTCGAGGATCTTGTCGATGCGGGTCACGAAGTTGTCGCGTACGACCTTTCGACGGACGACCGAATCCTTTCGAAGCTCGGCGTCTCCAACGATGTAGCAATTCGTCGCGGCGATGTTTCCGAGCCAACCGACGTGGTACGTGCAGTCAAACAGACAGGCGCGACTCACATCGTCCATCTCGCGGCCCTGCTTACGAACACCGCACGCGATAACCCGCGTGCGGCACTTGACGTGAATATTCAGGGGACGAACGCCGTTTTCGAGGCTGCGCGGACTCTTGACGACCAAGTCGAACGGGTCACTTGGGCGTCCAGCGCCGCAGTGTATGCTCCTCCGAATAACTACGACGCAGAGTACGTTAACGAAGACGAACTCGTCTATCCCGACACCCTCTACGGCGCGACTAAGGAGTACAACGAACATCAGGCCCGCGTCTACCACGAGGATTACGACGTCGACCACGTCGCGTTGCGTCCAACCGTCGCGTACGGGCCGTACCGCGAGACTGGCGGTTCCGCGTTTCTCGCCAACATCATCGAGAAGCCCGCACTCGGCGAGTCTTTCAGTGTCAAGTACGGCAACCAGGTTATCGACTGGCAGCATGCTCGTGACATCGCACAGGCGTTCCGCAAGGCAACCTTCGTCGACGAATCTGCGCTCAGCCAGCGCATCTACAACGTCCGTGGTGTCCTCGCGACAATTCAGGAAGCGGCCGACACTGTTCGTCAAATCATCCCCGACGCCGAGCTGGAGGTATCCGACGAGGGCGAGCTTCCCTGGACGCAGAACCTCGATATGACCGCCGCACAGGAAGACTTCGGGTACGAGGTCGAGTACGGCCTCGAAGCGGGCTTCCGCTCATATATAAACACGCTACGCGAACAAAATGGTCTCGACTTGGTCTAA